One stretch of Pomacea canaliculata isolate SZHN2017 linkage group LG1, ASM307304v1, whole genome shotgun sequence DNA includes these proteins:
- the LOC112559736 gene encoding ankyrin repeat and SAM domain-containing protein 4B-like isoform X2 — translation MGEHFINAAKDGYLDLLRDASKRDLNGSDEDGMTATMWAAHNGHIEALRLIVGRGGEVDKKDYLGLTSLHHAARRGLINIVTFLVNWGANVYSLDNDFHSALDWAALYEKTEVVNFLDGVISQQEIKNPKYVARMKEEAIRLAQRNRKRYEKLQEEANRRAQKEQRKLTSGVSPELGGDSQSAGQRKQNFFKTLTMRIRGSNQQMNPSLSSRTYSAMAGVEGHSKVAQRTDQHQTGDENESNRGADFKISDVDGSGKRVLHSFPVTQAVPGTSSEVMYLTSKRGDSTFSEVSSSRPAVYEVFSGSDQLALYRTKSESDILDSDPNFDNQEINENTAGIFNRPGFGKTAFLTGSSFLNTLPSFESQSVSDNTESKVESNVFPSRIMISESVNHKSVLEGLDLETQTALDLSWDQEEADNLDEEEEGIGTSALEMFLWSAGLESYLLSFLKEKIDMELLGNMSDSELQQIGLPFGPRKRVLDAVKKRNDVLRIPKEMRDSFF, via the exons atgggAGAACATTTCATCAATGCAGCAAAGGATGGATATCTGGATTTACTACGTGATGCTAGCAAGCGAGACCTAAATGGATCTGATGAAGATGGCATGACAGCCACTATGTGGGCTGCTCATAATGGTCATATTGAGGCTTTACGGCTTATTGTGGGACGCGG TGGTGAAGTTGACAAGAAAGATTATTTGGGTTTGACTTCTCTCCATCATGCAGCACGAAGAGGTCTGATCAATATTGTGACATTCCTTGTCAATTGGGGAGCCAATGTTTACTCCCTGGACAATGATTTTCATTCAGCATTGGACTGGGCTGCCTTGTATGAAAAGACAGAGGTAGTCAATTTTCTTGATGGTGTGATTTCACAGCAGGAGATTAAAAATCCCAAATATGTAGCACGCATGAAGGAAGAGGCCATCAGGCTTGCTCAACGTAACCGAAAACGGTACGAAAAACTTCAAGAAGAAGCCAATCGTCGCGCACAGAAAGAGCAGCGAAAATTAACTTCAGGTGTTag CCCAGAACTTGGAGGAGATAGTCAGTCAGCAGGCCAACGTAAGCAAAATTTCTTCAAAACCCTAACTATGCGGATTCGTGGCAGCAATCAGCAAATGAATCCATCTCTGTCCAGTAGAACCTACTCTGCTATGGCAGGAGTAGAGGGGCACAGCAAAGTAGCACAGCGTACAGACCAGCATCAAACAGGAGATGAAAATGAATCCAACAGGGGTGCAGACTTTAAAATCAGTGATGTTGATGGTAGTGGTAAGCGTGTATTGCATTCTTTTCCTGTTACTCAAGCAGTCCCAGGTACATCATCAGAAGTTATGTATTTAACCTCTAAAAGAGGTGATAGCACATTTTCAGAAGTGAGCAGCTCTCGACCAGCTGTGTATGAAGTATTCAGTGGCTCTGATCAATTAGCACTGTACAGAACTAAATCTGAGTCAGATATTCTTGACTCAGACCCTAATTTTGATAACCAGGAGATAAATGAAAATACAGCAGGCATTTTCAATCGTCCTGGTTTTGGTAAGACAGCCTTCTTAACTGGCTCTAGCTTTCTGAATACACTTCCATCCTTTGAGTCTCAGTCTGTTTCTGACAACACAGAATCTAAGGTAGAGTCCAATGTCTTCCCCAGTAGAATTATGATAAGTGAATCTGTGAATCACAAGTCTGTTTTAGAGGGGTTAGATTTAGAAACTCAGACTGCTTTAGATCTATCCTGGGACCAGGAGGAAGCGGATAATcttgatgaggaggaggagggaattGGAACTTCAGCTTTGGAAATGTTCCTTTGGTCAGCAGGCCTGGAGTCATACTTGCTTAGTTTTCTTAAGGAAAAGATAGATATGGAACTCCTTGGCAATATGTCTGACTCAGAATTACAACAAATTGGTTTGCCTTTTGGTCCACGCAAAAGGGTTCTTGATGCTGTGAAAAAGCGCAATGATGTGCTTAGGATTCCTAAAGAAATGAGAGATTCTTTTTTTTGA
- the LOC112559736 gene encoding ankyrin repeat and SAM domain-containing protein 4B-like isoform X1 produces MPGSLRHNKREKMGEHFINAAKDGYLDLLRDASKRDLNGSDEDGMTATMWAAHNGHIEALRLIVGRGGEVDKKDYLGLTSLHHAARRGLINIVTFLVNWGANVYSLDNDFHSALDWAALYEKTEVVNFLDGVISQQEIKNPKYVARMKEEAIRLAQRNRKRYEKLQEEANRRAQKEQRKLTSGVSPELGGDSQSAGQRKQNFFKTLTMRIRGSNQQMNPSLSSRTYSAMAGVEGHSKVAQRTDQHQTGDENESNRGADFKISDVDGSGKRVLHSFPVTQAVPGTSSEVMYLTSKRGDSTFSEVSSSRPAVYEVFSGSDQLALYRTKSESDILDSDPNFDNQEINENTAGIFNRPGFGKTAFLTGSSFLNTLPSFESQSVSDNTESKVESNVFPSRIMISESVNHKSVLEGLDLETQTALDLSWDQEEADNLDEEEEGIGTSALEMFLWSAGLESYLLSFLKEKIDMELLGNMSDSELQQIGLPFGPRKRVLDAVKKRNDVLRIPKEMRDSFF; encoded by the exons atgccag GTTCTTTAAGGCataataaaagggaaaaaatgggAGAACATTTCATCAATGCAGCAAAGGATGGATATCTGGATTTACTACGTGATGCTAGCAAGCGAGACCTAAATGGATCTGATGAAGATGGCATGACAGCCACTATGTGGGCTGCTCATAATGGTCATATTGAGGCTTTACGGCTTATTGTGGGACGCGG TGGTGAAGTTGACAAGAAAGATTATTTGGGTTTGACTTCTCTCCATCATGCAGCACGAAGAGGTCTGATCAATATTGTGACATTCCTTGTCAATTGGGGAGCCAATGTTTACTCCCTGGACAATGATTTTCATTCAGCATTGGACTGGGCTGCCTTGTATGAAAAGACAGAGGTAGTCAATTTTCTTGATGGTGTGATTTCACAGCAGGAGATTAAAAATCCCAAATATGTAGCACGCATGAAGGAAGAGGCCATCAGGCTTGCTCAACGTAACCGAAAACGGTACGAAAAACTTCAAGAAGAAGCCAATCGTCGCGCACAGAAAGAGCAGCGAAAATTAACTTCAGGTGTTag CCCAGAACTTGGAGGAGATAGTCAGTCAGCAGGCCAACGTAAGCAAAATTTCTTCAAAACCCTAACTATGCGGATTCGTGGCAGCAATCAGCAAATGAATCCATCTCTGTCCAGTAGAACCTACTCTGCTATGGCAGGAGTAGAGGGGCACAGCAAAGTAGCACAGCGTACAGACCAGCATCAAACAGGAGATGAAAATGAATCCAACAGGGGTGCAGACTTTAAAATCAGTGATGTTGATGGTAGTGGTAAGCGTGTATTGCATTCTTTTCCTGTTACTCAAGCAGTCCCAGGTACATCATCAGAAGTTATGTATTTAACCTCTAAAAGAGGTGATAGCACATTTTCAGAAGTGAGCAGCTCTCGACCAGCTGTGTATGAAGTATTCAGTGGCTCTGATCAATTAGCACTGTACAGAACTAAATCTGAGTCAGATATTCTTGACTCAGACCCTAATTTTGATAACCAGGAGATAAATGAAAATACAGCAGGCATTTTCAATCGTCCTGGTTTTGGTAAGACAGCCTTCTTAACTGGCTCTAGCTTTCTGAATACACTTCCATCCTTTGAGTCTCAGTCTGTTTCTGACAACACAGAATCTAAGGTAGAGTCCAATGTCTTCCCCAGTAGAATTATGATAAGTGAATCTGTGAATCACAAGTCTGTTTTAGAGGGGTTAGATTTAGAAACTCAGACTGCTTTAGATCTATCCTGGGACCAGGAGGAAGCGGATAATcttgatgaggaggaggagggaattGGAACTTCAGCTTTGGAAATGTTCCTTTGGTCAGCAGGCCTGGAGTCATACTTGCTTAGTTTTCTTAAGGAAAAGATAGATATGGAACTCCTTGGCAATATGTCTGACTCAGAATTACAACAAATTGGTTTGCCTTTTGGTCCACGCAAAAGGGTTCTTGATGCTGTGAAAAAGCGCAATGATGTGCTTAGGATTCCTAAAGAAATGAGAGATTCTTTTTTTTGA